The sequence AGGCTATACTGTTTATCTGGCAAGAATAAGAGAAATACAGACTTCAGATCAGTATTAAATAACGTCTTTAATTAGAATATTgtcagtttttttgtttagatAGCTAGATAGATAATACTTAATATTGCTAATAAATTGTAAATTGCTAAAATAAATGTAAGCATAATTTAGGGCCATTCAAATCTTTGCATTGTGATTTTATTTCCATGATACTTGGGCACCTTCCCTATTTTCTCATTGTCAAcatgtgcaaaaataaataattgaaaaataagtaatatatgttatatgtataacatttatgcatattttatcactataattaaaataatctgTATTACAGTAATTTATTCTAATATATAGGCTTCACATTcttatgacattttttcttgAGTTCCACGCATAtatagttgtgtgtgtgttttctgtgttttttagaTTGGGCTTTAGGTCCAGACGAGGAGATCTTGAAGGCCAGCAGTGAGGCAGGTGATGAGGGTGCGACGCACATGCCAGCAGGCCTCACACACTCCCACCCCAACGCCTTCCACGTTTGGGATCAGGACGATGTGGTCATCCCCCTCTCTCCGCAGCACAGCCCCCAGGCCAGCCCTCTTCTGGCTTCCATTCCATTTATTCCTCACTTCTTCCCCTCTCCTGCCTCTCACAGTGTGCTCAACAGTCCTGCACTTCCCCAAATTTACCACGGGGAAAACAAAAGCCCAACCAAGACCCCGCAAGAGACCTACTTCTTTCCTGCACACAAAACTACAGGACATAGCTCCACTTTCTCACATGTCTCATTCCATGAGAGGAGAGACGGGACTGATAAAGTTTGAACTACAGAACAATGGCTCACTCTAGACTGTAGTCCAAGACTGTTTCAGTATTAAATAATAGAAGAATATTAGAACAACACTTTTCCATAAAACAGaagattttcattttttgatgaaggtaacacttttttttcgATAGTGTACTTCTAcaaactataagtaactttgcaactacatgtcaactacaagtcattagagtattagcaGACTGTCTGCTGTACATCTGTACACAAGTACATATCAACTTATTCTAACCCAACCCTAAAAGTTGGTTGGCATGTAGTTACATTTTAATGAGTGTTCATtggcatgtagttgcaaagttacttatagtagTATGTGGAGTATCGAAATAAGCTTAAATCCCTATCTTTCAACAGATAAAATCAACGGAAAAgcgtttatttttgtttgttttttgttcaaCGCCCAGCAAACATTGGTCCCATTACAATGTGGTGCACCTGGCCAAAATAGTCATGGTAGGACGGCATAAATCGGTAAAGGTGTGTAACAAGACTTTcattttggaactatttttcaACCATGACGGGATGTGTCGGAGGGACGTCTTTTCAGCGGTCAATAAACGTCCTAATGTTTGCTGGGAGTTGATGGTATTTACCACAGTACGCTATGCTTTTCACTTTGACTGCAAAAGCTGCGCCTCGCCGTGTGGAGCATGTGAGGATGGTGGCCTGTCCTTAAAATAAGTGCTGTTGACCCTAAACGACCTCATTAAGCGGAGAGCCATGTCAGTCCAAGCCGCATTACCTGGACGTGTATACCCAGTGATAAAAGGACAGGGCGAGAGTCTGCACGATCACGTCTGTAGGATTGTGCCAATTCAGGAGCAGCCTTCACCCTGAAGCCAAAATACATCCTCAGAACATGTTTGAACTGTTGAAGCATTCAGTTCGACGCAGGACAACCAGCATTCTACAGTTTATGGATTTGCACAGAAGTATTTGGATATAAGTAATACTAAAACTGAGGCCAGTGAAACTGAATTGTGTTCGGAATCCAACGTGTTGTTTTCAAGGTGTATTAAccaaacccccccccccccatttttttttttttttcttctctctctccagtttagcctatatattgtaAGAGTGTGTTCAGGCTCCAAAGTTAACACTTGCAAGGTATCAATGCAAGTATAATTATGAttttaactaaaataataaaacttgTAAAGTGCAGTAAATATACTGCTGCTTGTGTTTCTAGCATCTTATATGATTgacaacagttcttctaactcTAAGTGATGGAGTGTTTGGCTTTTCATGATTGAAGACACATCACAGCCATATTccattccaggatgacaatgtcattcATCAGGCTCAGATTGTGAAAGAAAGgttgggagggagcatgaagaatccTTTTGatgacactttacaatacgggtgcactaatatgcattcattcatgcttaactaaagTACCGATAATCATAAGAGTTAATATATTACTAAtagtgaactaacccatttattaatgattactgcatcagcaataatgaagattctacatgattaatagattaagtaatcattaaattgttattagttaaatctgtcataatgtattaatttgttaataacatattttattaactaacaatgtaaattaatgtgttaattaccacaacggctcaaagccatgcatttcaacttgaccagttgtctgctttaattaatcattagctaatgagttataaaggtatcattatgatatgactttacttgttggggcacatgactattaactattgattaagtaatatgtaattgtggttatgggttttgaattaattttgaattagttaatagtcttgtgccccaacaagtagtcataacataatgactagggccgggactcgattaaaaaaattaatctaattaattagaggctttgtaattaattaatcgaaattaatcgcattttaatcgcatataaatatttgacctgagaacaatgagaagtaatttttcacatgtatttttagtataccattgaataatgactgaaaacataagcttaatcaacaaaatatagtttatttatttcagtccagcagaccagtgcaatgtttgccattaagtgtagcaaaagcatatttgtgatatttgaggctcgttgtgctgcggtgatacgcaaattccttgttgtatagcttgcacacaaccatgctcttgacgacgcttccattctttcgttttttaaaacaaaatttcccatccacggggccgagcaaagcagtctcatcagcttctccgctcatgttcactcatgccctgcgtctcaatcagctccctagttccctagtcagggcactgatcaagacataagtcaatgggctgactccctgatcagtgccctgactactgaactagggagcggattgagacgcacccatggtttgttgttgtagttgtcgcgctagttggtgttccagtataatcggtccgtcgaaactgattcattgaaaaacgttccgcggtgcaaaaataaatgcggttaaatttttttttttttttttgcgtaattaattaacgcgttaaagtcacgtaattaattaatcttaattaacgcgttaaagtcccggccctaataatgacacattaagaaatcattagctaatgattagcagacaactggaagttgaaatgcatggctttaaCCCGTTGTGATAATTAACATGTTCATTTAAACTAtcaattaataaaatatgttattaagggattaatacattatgacatatttaactaataacacaTGAATTggccaacacgatctcatggttaTGCGTAATAATagagtgtgaaatctcgtggaatggatacgccaaaatgagttttggaaatgcaaatgctacgcagtttttcgtgtgcatatgatacgcactttatggcgtgtatatgacacgctcttgggtaggattaggctggtggggtggggggttcgtacgtataatacgccaAATTGGCACCTCGGAATCCAGACCT is a genomic window of Pseudorasbora parva isolate DD20220531a chromosome 12, ASM2467924v1, whole genome shotgun sequence containing:
- the LOC137093470 gene encoding uncharacterized protein, which translates into the protein MNSVNMNRLNASISGNHASQYAVYESPLYKDYKPPARDLIQFPKALLYLMMAAVVVVAVAYAIVGHLIKDLAYDILDWALGPDEEILKASSEAGDEGATHMPAGLTHSHPNAFHVWDQDDVVIPLSPQHSPQASPLLASIPFIPHFFPSPASHSVLNSPALPQIYHGENKSPTKTPQETYFFPAHKTTGHSSTFSHVSFHERRDGTDKV